A region from the Triticum aestivum cultivar Chinese Spring chromosome 3D, IWGSC CS RefSeq v2.1, whole genome shotgun sequence genome encodes:
- the LOC123080124 gene encoding zinc finger CCCH domain-containing protein 19 isoform X1: MGRWGMKLGDMAEFQCFVCKDAGDVRVCDARNCLKSYHPGCVGKEDDFIDSSDQYVCDWHKCSNCGSDALYLCLCCPSSSACGDCFGKVDFVPVKQSNEFNMGFCRSCFNMAIATEKDDAEEAKVVFGGTPEHYQILFKDYWTILNDKECFTLLDLQLASIRHKRSLQCKEGKDSDEYHKTDGKPLGDNDGAGPSSLLDTMDKPNEVQATLKRKKLEKRTYVGWGSKELTEFLSCIGKDASTPLDHFKVAEVVREYVRQNNLLDGKKKKSVMCDENLHSLFNKRKFKYNMIHSLVETHLSANAISEDESDGSVDDNGYTVKKKPRNSLEPKIPKSVSGIDPIIPKSVSGINKKCLAALNPNNLNLIYLRRTLVAKLLTEPDTFEQKVIGCLVRVKNDLKSYTYMMTKKYYQIGLVTGIKKSSEEYKIKNTCTDVLLCVSGMWDDVKISMLSEEDFEEDECNDLLKSAKKELFKRPTVAELEEKEASVHADIVNHWFHKELRKLEMELERAREKGWRQDIHDISCQKMLLSTPEERQRRLEAIPEVIPDAEEESKETGIESAANIPFQGNRAEERQRRLEVIPEVIPDAEEGSKETEIESAARSPFQGNRGVIQTVADPSEVGIDESLEGASLRHDAACEVAFEATGKALCNGGTPGPGLHTPLNKAAGKALCSGGTPGPGLHTPLNTAAGKALCNGGSPGPGLHTPLNTVIAVTGVIDIDNEEDGNGPSHHSGCDKQDIIDLVSDDDEDVQMEQREPEQAKCDGPEAVNGIAAHAHDGPEAVNGVTVPTVRASNDLDGNTGPACSTSQAMARDPVTVNGTGKSDQGWLYKDLQGREHGPYPMAQMREWQQSGYFPEGFRVWRAGKSRRGRGYMLLIDAMRLH; encoded by the exons atgggCCGGTGGGGGATGAAGCTCGGCGACATGGCCGAGTTCCAGTGCTTCGTCTGCAAGGACGCCGGCGACGTCCGCGTGTGCGACGCCAG GAACTGCCTCAAGAGCTACCACCCGGGCTGCGTGGGGAAGGAGGACGACTTCATTGATTCCAGTGACCAATACGTTTGTG ATTGGCATAAATGTTCTAATTGTGGAAGTGATGCACTCTATTTATGCTTATGctgtccaagttcctctgcttgtgGAGACTGCTTTGGAAAAGTTGATTTTGTCCCAGTGAAGCAGAGCAACGAATTCAACATGGGATTCTGCCGCAGCTGTTTTAATATGGCAATAGCGACTGAGAAAGATGATGCTGAAGAG GCAAAGGTTGTTTTCGGAGGTACCCCGGAGCACTATCAAATATTGTTTAAAGATTACTGGACAATACTTAATGACAAGGAGTGTTTTACATTGCTCGACTTGCAACTAGCAAGTATTCGTCATAAAAGAAGCCTACAGTGTAAAGAAGGGAAGGATTCGGACGAGTATCACAAGACAGATGGAAAGCCATTGGGTGACAATGATGGTGCTGGTCCATCATCTCTTCTTGACACAATGGACAAACCAAATGAAGTGCAAGCAACTCTGAAGAGAAAGAAACTGGAGAAGAGAACATATGTTGGGTGGGGTTCAAAAGAGCTAACAGAATTCCTATCATGTATTGGTAAGGATGCAAGCACGCCTCTTGACCATTTCAAAGTTGCTGAAGTTGTCAGGGAGTATGTTCGACAGAACAATCTTCTAGATGGTAAGAAGAAGAAATCTGTCATGTGTGATGAGAACCTGCATTCTTTATTTAACAAAAGGAAATTTAAGTACAACATGATCCATAGCCTGGTGGAAACGCATCTTTCCGCAAATGCGATTTCAGAGGATGAAAGTGATGGATCTGTGGATGATAATGGTTACACGGTGAAAAAGAAGCCTCGGAATAGTTTGGAGCCAAAAATACCTAAGAGTGTTTCAGGAATAGACCCAATAATTCCTAAGAGTGTTTCAGGAATAAACAAGAAATGTCTTGCTGCTCTCAATCCGAATAACCTGAATCTGATTTATCTGAGAAGAACCTTAGTTGCAAAACTTCTGACTGAGCCAGACACATTTGAACAGAAGGTTATTGGCTGTTTGGTCAGAGTGAAGAATGATCTCAAGAGTTATACTTATATGATGACTAAGAAATATTACCAGATTGGACTAGTTACAG GCATTAAGAAATCTTCAGAAGAATACAAGATTAAGAATACATGTACAGATGTTCTTTTATGTGTTTCCGGTATGTGGGATGATGTCAAGATCTCAATGCTATCAGAAGAGGACTTTGAGGAG GATGAGTGCAATGATCTTCTGAAGTCGGCCAAGAAAGAGCTCTTCAAAAGGCCTACTGTG GCTGAGTTAGAGGAAAAAGAGGCAAGTGTACATGCAGACATAGTAAATCAT TGGTTTCATAAGGAGCTTCGAAAATTGGAAATGGAGTTGGAACGAGCGCGTGAGAAGGGGTGGCGCCAGGA TATCCATGACATAAGTTGTCAAAAAATGCTTCTAAGCACACCAGAAGAAAGACAGCGCCGTCTTGAGGCGATCCCGGAAGTTATTCCAGATGCTGAAGAGGAGAGTAAAGAAACTGGGATTGAATCAGCAGCGAACATTCCTTTTCAAGGGAATCGAG CAGAAGAAAGACAGCGACGTCTTGAGGTGATCCCCGAAGTTATTCCAGATGCAGAAGAAGGGAGTAAAGAAACTGAGATTGAATCAGCAGCAAGGAGCCCTTTTCAAGGGAATCGAG GTGTGATACAGACAGTAGCTGACCCTTCGGAAGTTGGCATAGATGAATCGCTAGAAG GTGCATCTCTGCGACATGACGCTGCTTGTGAAGTTGCTTTTGAAG CTACCGGCAAAGCCCTCTGCAATGGTGGCACTCCTGGTCCTGGATTGCACACTCCATTGAACAAAG CTGCCGGCAAAGCCCTCTGTAGTGGTGGCACTCCTGGTCCTGGATTGCACACTCCATTGAACACAG CTGCCGGCAAAGCCCTCTGTAATGGTGGCAGTCCTGGTCCTGGATTGCACACTCCATTGAACACAG TTATTGCAGTTACTGGAGTCATTGATATCGACAACGAGGAGGATGGAAATGGTCCTAGCCATCACAGTGGTTGTGACAAACAAGATATCATCGATCTGgtcagtgatgacgacgaggatgttCAAATGGAGCAGCGTGAGCCAGAACAGGCAAAATGTGATGGACCAGAAGCCGTTAATGGGATCGCTGCGCATGCACATGACGGACCGGAAGCCGTCAATGGGGTCACCGTACCTACAGTCCGTGCTTCCAATGATCTGGATGGAAACACGGGGCCTGCATGCAGTACGTCACAGGCCATGGCGCGTGATCCCGTAACCGTGAATGGGACAGGCAAGTCAGATCAAGGGTGGCTGTACAAGGATCTTCAGGGGCGAGAGCATGGGCCATACCCAATGGCTCAAATGCGGGAGTGGCAGCAAAGTGGGTACTTCCCTGAGGGCTTCCGCGTGTGGAGAGCAGGGAAATCAAGGCGGGGGAGAGGCTACATGTTGCTGATAGATGCCATGCGGCTGCACTAG
- the LOC123080124 gene encoding zinc finger CCCH domain-containing protein 19 isoform X5 — protein MGRWGMKLGDMAEFQCFVCKDAGDVRVCDARNCLKSYHPGCVGKEDDFIDSSDQYVCDWHKCSNCGSDALYLCLCCPSSSACGDCFGKVDFVPVKQSNEFNMGFCRSCFNMAIATEKDDAEEAKVVFGGTPEHYQILFKDYWTILNDKECFTLLDLQLASIRHKRSLQCKEGKDSDEYHKTDGKPLGDNDGAGPSSLLDTMDKPNEVQATLKRKKLEKRTYVGWGSKELTEFLSCIGKDASTPLDHFKVAEVVREYVRQNNLLDGKKKKSVMCDENLHSLFNKRKFKYNMIHSLVETHLSANAISEDESDGSVDDNGYTVKKKPRNSLEPKIPKSVSGIDPIIPKSVSGINKKCLAALNPNNLNLIYLRRTLVAKLLTEPDTFEQKVIGCLVRVKNDLKSYTYMMTKKYYQIGLVTGIKKSSEEYKIKNTCTDVLLCVSGMWDDVKISMLSEEDFEEDECNDLLKSAKKELFKRPTVAELEEKEASVHADIVNHWFHKELRKLEMELERAREKGWRQDIHDISCQKMLLSTPEERQRRLEAIPEVIPDAEEESKETGIESAANIPFQGNRAEERQRRLEVIPEVIPDAEEGSKETEIESAARSPFQGNRGVIQTVADPSEVGIDESLEGASLRHDAACEVAFEATGKALCNGGTPGPGLHTPLNKAAGKALCSGGTPGPGLHTPLNTVTGVIDIDNEEDGNGPSHHSGCDKQDIIDLVSDDDEDVQMEQREPEQAKCDGPEAVNGIAAHAHDGPEAVNGVTVPTVRASNDLDGNTGPACSTSQAMARDPVTVNGTGKSDQGWLYKDLQGREHGPYPMAQMREWQQSGYFPEGFRVWRAGKSRRGRGYMLLIDAMRLH, from the exons atgggCCGGTGGGGGATGAAGCTCGGCGACATGGCCGAGTTCCAGTGCTTCGTCTGCAAGGACGCCGGCGACGTCCGCGTGTGCGACGCCAG GAACTGCCTCAAGAGCTACCACCCGGGCTGCGTGGGGAAGGAGGACGACTTCATTGATTCCAGTGACCAATACGTTTGTG ATTGGCATAAATGTTCTAATTGTGGAAGTGATGCACTCTATTTATGCTTATGctgtccaagttcctctgcttgtgGAGACTGCTTTGGAAAAGTTGATTTTGTCCCAGTGAAGCAGAGCAACGAATTCAACATGGGATTCTGCCGCAGCTGTTTTAATATGGCAATAGCGACTGAGAAAGATGATGCTGAAGAG GCAAAGGTTGTTTTCGGAGGTACCCCGGAGCACTATCAAATATTGTTTAAAGATTACTGGACAATACTTAATGACAAGGAGTGTTTTACATTGCTCGACTTGCAACTAGCAAGTATTCGTCATAAAAGAAGCCTACAGTGTAAAGAAGGGAAGGATTCGGACGAGTATCACAAGACAGATGGAAAGCCATTGGGTGACAATGATGGTGCTGGTCCATCATCTCTTCTTGACACAATGGACAAACCAAATGAAGTGCAAGCAACTCTGAAGAGAAAGAAACTGGAGAAGAGAACATATGTTGGGTGGGGTTCAAAAGAGCTAACAGAATTCCTATCATGTATTGGTAAGGATGCAAGCACGCCTCTTGACCATTTCAAAGTTGCTGAAGTTGTCAGGGAGTATGTTCGACAGAACAATCTTCTAGATGGTAAGAAGAAGAAATCTGTCATGTGTGATGAGAACCTGCATTCTTTATTTAACAAAAGGAAATTTAAGTACAACATGATCCATAGCCTGGTGGAAACGCATCTTTCCGCAAATGCGATTTCAGAGGATGAAAGTGATGGATCTGTGGATGATAATGGTTACACGGTGAAAAAGAAGCCTCGGAATAGTTTGGAGCCAAAAATACCTAAGAGTGTTTCAGGAATAGACCCAATAATTCCTAAGAGTGTTTCAGGAATAAACAAGAAATGTCTTGCTGCTCTCAATCCGAATAACCTGAATCTGATTTATCTGAGAAGAACCTTAGTTGCAAAACTTCTGACTGAGCCAGACACATTTGAACAGAAGGTTATTGGCTGTTTGGTCAGAGTGAAGAATGATCTCAAGAGTTATACTTATATGATGACTAAGAAATATTACCAGATTGGACTAGTTACAG GCATTAAGAAATCTTCAGAAGAATACAAGATTAAGAATACATGTACAGATGTTCTTTTATGTGTTTCCGGTATGTGGGATGATGTCAAGATCTCAATGCTATCAGAAGAGGACTTTGAGGAG GATGAGTGCAATGATCTTCTGAAGTCGGCCAAGAAAGAGCTCTTCAAAAGGCCTACTGTG GCTGAGTTAGAGGAAAAAGAGGCAAGTGTACATGCAGACATAGTAAATCAT TGGTTTCATAAGGAGCTTCGAAAATTGGAAATGGAGTTGGAACGAGCGCGTGAGAAGGGGTGGCGCCAGGA TATCCATGACATAAGTTGTCAAAAAATGCTTCTAAGCACACCAGAAGAAAGACAGCGCCGTCTTGAGGCGATCCCGGAAGTTATTCCAGATGCTGAAGAGGAGAGTAAAGAAACTGGGATTGAATCAGCAGCGAACATTCCTTTTCAAGGGAATCGAG CAGAAGAAAGACAGCGACGTCTTGAGGTGATCCCCGAAGTTATTCCAGATGCAGAAGAAGGGAGTAAAGAAACTGAGATTGAATCAGCAGCAAGGAGCCCTTTTCAAGGGAATCGAG GTGTGATACAGACAGTAGCTGACCCTTCGGAAGTTGGCATAGATGAATCGCTAGAAG GTGCATCTCTGCGACATGACGCTGCTTGTGAAGTTGCTTTTGAAG CTACCGGCAAAGCCCTCTGCAATGGTGGCACTCCTGGTCCTGGATTGCACACTCCATTGAACAAAG CTGCCGGCAAAGCCCTCTGTAGTGGTGGCACTCCTGGTCCTGGATTGCACACTCCATTGAACACAG TTACTGGAGTCATTGATATCGACAACGAGGAGGATGGAAATGGTCCTAGCCATCACAGTGGTTGTGACAAACAAGATATCATCGATCTGgtcagtgatgacgacgaggatgttCAAATGGAGCAGCGTGAGCCAGAACAGGCAAAATGTGATGGACCAGAAGCCGTTAATGGGATCGCTGCGCATGCACATGACGGACCGGAAGCCGTCAATGGGGTCACCGTACCTACAGTCCGTGCTTCCAATGATCTGGATGGAAACACGGGGCCTGCATGCAGTACGTCACAGGCCATGGCGCGTGATCCCGTAACCGTGAATGGGACAGGCAAGTCAGATCAAGGGTGGCTGTACAAGGATCTTCAGGGGCGAGAGCATGGGCCATACCCAATGGCTCAAATGCGGGAGTGGCAGCAAAGTGGGTACTTCCCTGAGGGCTTCCGCGTGTGGAGAGCAGGGAAATCAAGGCGGGGGAGAGGCTACATGTTGCTGATAGATGCCATGCGGCTGCACTAG
- the LOC123080124 gene encoding zinc finger CCCH domain-containing protein 19 isoform X3 → MGRWGMKLGDMAEFQCFVCKDAGDVRVCDARNCLKSYHPGCVGKEDDFIDSSDQYVCDWHKCSNCGSDALYLCLCCPSSSACGDCFGKVDFVPVKQSNEFNMGFCRSCFNMAIATEKDDAEEAKVVFGGTPEHYQILFKDYWTILNDKECFTLLDLQLASIRHKRSLQCKEGKDSDEYHKTDGKPLGDNDGAGPSSLLDTMDKPNEVQATLKRKKLEKRTYVGWGSKELTEFLSCIGKDASTPLDHFKVAEVVREYVRQNNLLDGKKKKSVMCDENLHSLFNKRKFKYNMIHSLVETHLSANAISEDESDGSVDDNGYTVKKKPRNSLEPKIPKSVSGIDPIIPKSVSGINKKCLAALNPNNLNLIYLRRTLVAKLLTEPDTFEQKVIGCLVRVKNDLKSYTYMMTKKYYQIGLVTGIKKSSEEYKIKNTCTDVLLCVSGMWDDVKISMLSEEDFEEDECNDLLKSAKKELFKRPTVAELEEKEASVHADIVNHWFHKELRKLEMELERAREKGWRQDIHDISCQKMLLSTPEERQRRLEAIPEVIPDAEEESKETGIESAANIPFQGNRAEERQRRLEVIPEVIPDAEEGSKETEIESAARSPFQGNRGVIQTVADPSEVGIDESLEGASLRHDAACEVAFEATGKALCNGGTPGPGLHTPLNKAAGKALCSGGTPGPGLHTPLNTAAGKALCNGGSPGPGLHTPLNTVTGVIDIDNEEDGNGPSHHSGCDKQDIIDLVSDDDEDVQMEQREPEQAKCDGPEAVNGIAAHAHDGPEAVNGVTVPTVRASNDLDGNTGPACSTSQAMARDPVTVNGTGKSDQGWLYKDLQGREHGPYPMAQMREWQQSGYFPEGFRVWRAGKSRRGRGYMLLIDAMRLH, encoded by the exons atgggCCGGTGGGGGATGAAGCTCGGCGACATGGCCGAGTTCCAGTGCTTCGTCTGCAAGGACGCCGGCGACGTCCGCGTGTGCGACGCCAG GAACTGCCTCAAGAGCTACCACCCGGGCTGCGTGGGGAAGGAGGACGACTTCATTGATTCCAGTGACCAATACGTTTGTG ATTGGCATAAATGTTCTAATTGTGGAAGTGATGCACTCTATTTATGCTTATGctgtccaagttcctctgcttgtgGAGACTGCTTTGGAAAAGTTGATTTTGTCCCAGTGAAGCAGAGCAACGAATTCAACATGGGATTCTGCCGCAGCTGTTTTAATATGGCAATAGCGACTGAGAAAGATGATGCTGAAGAG GCAAAGGTTGTTTTCGGAGGTACCCCGGAGCACTATCAAATATTGTTTAAAGATTACTGGACAATACTTAATGACAAGGAGTGTTTTACATTGCTCGACTTGCAACTAGCAAGTATTCGTCATAAAAGAAGCCTACAGTGTAAAGAAGGGAAGGATTCGGACGAGTATCACAAGACAGATGGAAAGCCATTGGGTGACAATGATGGTGCTGGTCCATCATCTCTTCTTGACACAATGGACAAACCAAATGAAGTGCAAGCAACTCTGAAGAGAAAGAAACTGGAGAAGAGAACATATGTTGGGTGGGGTTCAAAAGAGCTAACAGAATTCCTATCATGTATTGGTAAGGATGCAAGCACGCCTCTTGACCATTTCAAAGTTGCTGAAGTTGTCAGGGAGTATGTTCGACAGAACAATCTTCTAGATGGTAAGAAGAAGAAATCTGTCATGTGTGATGAGAACCTGCATTCTTTATTTAACAAAAGGAAATTTAAGTACAACATGATCCATAGCCTGGTGGAAACGCATCTTTCCGCAAATGCGATTTCAGAGGATGAAAGTGATGGATCTGTGGATGATAATGGTTACACGGTGAAAAAGAAGCCTCGGAATAGTTTGGAGCCAAAAATACCTAAGAGTGTTTCAGGAATAGACCCAATAATTCCTAAGAGTGTTTCAGGAATAAACAAGAAATGTCTTGCTGCTCTCAATCCGAATAACCTGAATCTGATTTATCTGAGAAGAACCTTAGTTGCAAAACTTCTGACTGAGCCAGACACATTTGAACAGAAGGTTATTGGCTGTTTGGTCAGAGTGAAGAATGATCTCAAGAGTTATACTTATATGATGACTAAGAAATATTACCAGATTGGACTAGTTACAG GCATTAAGAAATCTTCAGAAGAATACAAGATTAAGAATACATGTACAGATGTTCTTTTATGTGTTTCCGGTATGTGGGATGATGTCAAGATCTCAATGCTATCAGAAGAGGACTTTGAGGAG GATGAGTGCAATGATCTTCTGAAGTCGGCCAAGAAAGAGCTCTTCAAAAGGCCTACTGTG GCTGAGTTAGAGGAAAAAGAGGCAAGTGTACATGCAGACATAGTAAATCAT TGGTTTCATAAGGAGCTTCGAAAATTGGAAATGGAGTTGGAACGAGCGCGTGAGAAGGGGTGGCGCCAGGA TATCCATGACATAAGTTGTCAAAAAATGCTTCTAAGCACACCAGAAGAAAGACAGCGCCGTCTTGAGGCGATCCCGGAAGTTATTCCAGATGCTGAAGAGGAGAGTAAAGAAACTGGGATTGAATCAGCAGCGAACATTCCTTTTCAAGGGAATCGAG CAGAAGAAAGACAGCGACGTCTTGAGGTGATCCCCGAAGTTATTCCAGATGCAGAAGAAGGGAGTAAAGAAACTGAGATTGAATCAGCAGCAAGGAGCCCTTTTCAAGGGAATCGAG GTGTGATACAGACAGTAGCTGACCCTTCGGAAGTTGGCATAGATGAATCGCTAGAAG GTGCATCTCTGCGACATGACGCTGCTTGTGAAGTTGCTTTTGAAG CTACCGGCAAAGCCCTCTGCAATGGTGGCACTCCTGGTCCTGGATTGCACACTCCATTGAACAAAG CTGCCGGCAAAGCCCTCTGTAGTGGTGGCACTCCTGGTCCTGGATTGCACACTCCATTGAACACAG CTGCCGGCAAAGCCCTCTGTAATGGTGGCAGTCCTGGTCCTGGATTGCACACTCCATTGAACACAG TTACTGGAGTCATTGATATCGACAACGAGGAGGATGGAAATGGTCCTAGCCATCACAGTGGTTGTGACAAACAAGATATCATCGATCTGgtcagtgatgacgacgaggatgttCAAATGGAGCAGCGTGAGCCAGAACAGGCAAAATGTGATGGACCAGAAGCCGTTAATGGGATCGCTGCGCATGCACATGACGGACCGGAAGCCGTCAATGGGGTCACCGTACCTACAGTCCGTGCTTCCAATGATCTGGATGGAAACACGGGGCCTGCATGCAGTACGTCACAGGCCATGGCGCGTGATCCCGTAACCGTGAATGGGACAGGCAAGTCAGATCAAGGGTGGCTGTACAAGGATCTTCAGGGGCGAGAGCATGGGCCATACCCAATGGCTCAAATGCGGGAGTGGCAGCAAAGTGGGTACTTCCCTGAGGGCTTCCGCGTGTGGAGAGCAGGGAAATCAAGGCGGGGGAGAGGCTACATGTTGCTGATAGATGCCATGCGGCTGCACTAG
- the LOC123080124 gene encoding zinc finger CCCH domain-containing protein 19 isoform X2: MGRWGMKLGDMAEFQCFVCKDAGDVRVCDARNCLKSYHPGCVGKEDDFIDSSDQYVCDWHKCSNCGSDALYLCLCCPSSSACGDCFGKVDFVPVKQSNEFNMGFCRSCFNMAIATEKDDAEEAKVVFGGTPEHYQILFKDYWTILNDKECFTLLDLQLASIRHKRSLQCKEGKDSDEYHKTDGKPLGDNDGAGPSSLLDTMDKPNEVQATLKRKKLEKRTYVGWGSKELTEFLSCIGKDASTPLDHFKVAEVVREYVRQNNLLDGKKKKSVMCDENLHSLFNKRKFKYNMIHSLVETHLSANAISEDESDGSVDDNGYTVKKKPRNSLEPKIPKSVSGIDPIIPKSVSGINKKCLAALNPNNLNLIYLRRTLVAKLLTEPDTFEQKVIGCLVRVKNDLKSYTYMMTKKYYQIGLVTGIKKSSEEYKIKNTCTDVLLCVSGMWDDVKISMLSEEDFEEDECNDLLKSAKKELFKRPTVAELEEKEASVHADIVNHWFHKELRKLEMELERAREKGWRQDIHDISCQKMLLSTPEERQRRLEAIPEVIPDAEEESKETGIESAANIPFQGNREERQRRLEVIPEVIPDAEEGSKETEIESAARSPFQGNRGVIQTVADPSEVGIDESLEGASLRHDAACEVAFEATGKALCNGGTPGPGLHTPLNKAAGKALCSGGTPGPGLHTPLNTAAGKALCNGGSPGPGLHTPLNTVIAVTGVIDIDNEEDGNGPSHHSGCDKQDIIDLVSDDDEDVQMEQREPEQAKCDGPEAVNGIAAHAHDGPEAVNGVTVPTVRASNDLDGNTGPACSTSQAMARDPVTVNGTGKSDQGWLYKDLQGREHGPYPMAQMREWQQSGYFPEGFRVWRAGKSRRGRGYMLLIDAMRLH; encoded by the exons atgggCCGGTGGGGGATGAAGCTCGGCGACATGGCCGAGTTCCAGTGCTTCGTCTGCAAGGACGCCGGCGACGTCCGCGTGTGCGACGCCAG GAACTGCCTCAAGAGCTACCACCCGGGCTGCGTGGGGAAGGAGGACGACTTCATTGATTCCAGTGACCAATACGTTTGTG ATTGGCATAAATGTTCTAATTGTGGAAGTGATGCACTCTATTTATGCTTATGctgtccaagttcctctgcttgtgGAGACTGCTTTGGAAAAGTTGATTTTGTCCCAGTGAAGCAGAGCAACGAATTCAACATGGGATTCTGCCGCAGCTGTTTTAATATGGCAATAGCGACTGAGAAAGATGATGCTGAAGAG GCAAAGGTTGTTTTCGGAGGTACCCCGGAGCACTATCAAATATTGTTTAAAGATTACTGGACAATACTTAATGACAAGGAGTGTTTTACATTGCTCGACTTGCAACTAGCAAGTATTCGTCATAAAAGAAGCCTACAGTGTAAAGAAGGGAAGGATTCGGACGAGTATCACAAGACAGATGGAAAGCCATTGGGTGACAATGATGGTGCTGGTCCATCATCTCTTCTTGACACAATGGACAAACCAAATGAAGTGCAAGCAACTCTGAAGAGAAAGAAACTGGAGAAGAGAACATATGTTGGGTGGGGTTCAAAAGAGCTAACAGAATTCCTATCATGTATTGGTAAGGATGCAAGCACGCCTCTTGACCATTTCAAAGTTGCTGAAGTTGTCAGGGAGTATGTTCGACAGAACAATCTTCTAGATGGTAAGAAGAAGAAATCTGTCATGTGTGATGAGAACCTGCATTCTTTATTTAACAAAAGGAAATTTAAGTACAACATGATCCATAGCCTGGTGGAAACGCATCTTTCCGCAAATGCGATTTCAGAGGATGAAAGTGATGGATCTGTGGATGATAATGGTTACACGGTGAAAAAGAAGCCTCGGAATAGTTTGGAGCCAAAAATACCTAAGAGTGTTTCAGGAATAGACCCAATAATTCCTAAGAGTGTTTCAGGAATAAACAAGAAATGTCTTGCTGCTCTCAATCCGAATAACCTGAATCTGATTTATCTGAGAAGAACCTTAGTTGCAAAACTTCTGACTGAGCCAGACACATTTGAACAGAAGGTTATTGGCTGTTTGGTCAGAGTGAAGAATGATCTCAAGAGTTATACTTATATGATGACTAAGAAATATTACCAGATTGGACTAGTTACAG GCATTAAGAAATCTTCAGAAGAATACAAGATTAAGAATACATGTACAGATGTTCTTTTATGTGTTTCCGGTATGTGGGATGATGTCAAGATCTCAATGCTATCAGAAGAGGACTTTGAGGAG GATGAGTGCAATGATCTTCTGAAGTCGGCCAAGAAAGAGCTCTTCAAAAGGCCTACTGTG GCTGAGTTAGAGGAAAAAGAGGCAAGTGTACATGCAGACATAGTAAATCAT TGGTTTCATAAGGAGCTTCGAAAATTGGAAATGGAGTTGGAACGAGCGCGTGAGAAGGGGTGGCGCCAGGA TATCCATGACATAAGTTGTCAAAAAATGCTTCTAAGCACACCAGAAGAAAGACAGCGCCGTCTTGAGGCGATCCCGGAAGTTATTCCAGATGCTGAAGAGGAGAGTAAAGAAACTGGGATTGAATCAGCAGCGAACATTCCTTTTCAAGGGAATCGAG AAGAAAGACAGCGACGTCTTGAGGTGATCCCCGAAGTTATTCCAGATGCAGAAGAAGGGAGTAAAGAAACTGAGATTGAATCAGCAGCAAGGAGCCCTTTTCAAGGGAATCGAG GTGTGATACAGACAGTAGCTGACCCTTCGGAAGTTGGCATAGATGAATCGCTAGAAG GTGCATCTCTGCGACATGACGCTGCTTGTGAAGTTGCTTTTGAAG CTACCGGCAAAGCCCTCTGCAATGGTGGCACTCCTGGTCCTGGATTGCACACTCCATTGAACAAAG CTGCCGGCAAAGCCCTCTGTAGTGGTGGCACTCCTGGTCCTGGATTGCACACTCCATTGAACACAG CTGCCGGCAAAGCCCTCTGTAATGGTGGCAGTCCTGGTCCTGGATTGCACACTCCATTGAACACAG TTATTGCAGTTACTGGAGTCATTGATATCGACAACGAGGAGGATGGAAATGGTCCTAGCCATCACAGTGGTTGTGACAAACAAGATATCATCGATCTGgtcagtgatgacgacgaggatgttCAAATGGAGCAGCGTGAGCCAGAACAGGCAAAATGTGATGGACCAGAAGCCGTTAATGGGATCGCTGCGCATGCACATGACGGACCGGAAGCCGTCAATGGGGTCACCGTACCTACAGTCCGTGCTTCCAATGATCTGGATGGAAACACGGGGCCTGCATGCAGTACGTCACAGGCCATGGCGCGTGATCCCGTAACCGTGAATGGGACAGGCAAGTCAGATCAAGGGTGGCTGTACAAGGATCTTCAGGGGCGAGAGCATGGGCCATACCCAATGGCTCAAATGCGGGAGTGGCAGCAAAGTGGGTACTTCCCTGAGGGCTTCCGCGTGTGGAGAGCAGGGAAATCAAGGCGGGGGAGAGGCTACATGTTGCTGATAGATGCCATGCGGCTGCACTAG